In the genome of Myroides phaeus, one region contains:
- a CDS encoding cell division protein FtsQ/DivIB — translation MKKWVKNIKWSDIRILLLCLVLLFIYSFTNKRNDSRVITDIEVLFKGGEEHFVTATEVRDLVKNNFPKISEINRTVLDLNNLEKGVLNNDLIKDADVYLTVDGRLFVDVWQKKAIGRIIEDSKNYYLDEYGQRMPLSIHYSDRVPMVQGKVNQSNEKDLKEMLELINEDEFLRKDITGIIVESDRSLKLMSRTNNFDIQFGGFDEKEKKLKNYKAFVQYMVNEDIEQNKYKVVNLKFTQQVICTK, via the coding sequence GTGAAAAAGTGGGTAAAAAATATTAAATGGTCAGATATTCGCATATTGTTATTGTGTTTAGTCTTATTATTTATATATTCATTCACGAATAAACGCAATGATTCTCGTGTGATTACGGACATTGAGGTTTTATTTAAGGGAGGAGAAGAACATTTTGTTACAGCTACAGAAGTTCGCGATTTGGTTAAAAATAATTTTCCAAAAATTTCCGAGATAAATAGAACTGTTTTAGATTTGAATAATCTGGAAAAAGGGGTGCTAAATAATGACTTGATCAAGGATGCTGATGTATATTTAACAGTTGATGGAAGGTTATTTGTTGATGTTTGGCAAAAGAAAGCGATAGGTAGAATCATTGAAGATTCTAAAAACTATTACTTAGATGAATATGGACAGAGAATGCCTTTGTCAATTCATTATTCGGATCGAGTTCCTATGGTGCAAGGAAAAGTAAACCAGAGTAATGAAAAAGACCTTAAAGAGATGTTGGAATTGATAAACGAAGACGAATTTTTAAGAAAGGACATTACGGGGATTATTGTAGAATCAGATAGGTCACTTAAGTTGATGAGTCGAACAAATAATTTCGATATTCAGTTTGGGGGATTTGATGAGAAAGAAAAAAAATTGAAGAATTATAAAGCTTTTGTGCAGTATATGGTAAATGAAGATATTGAACAAAATAAGTACAAAGTAGTAAACCTGAAGTTTACCCAGCAAGTGATAT